From a single Alloactinosynnema sp. L-07 genomic region:
- a CDS encoding nucleotide disphospho-sugar-binding domain-containing protein, protein MAVFPIDAVGHVNPMLAVLGELTSTARVRTFGSPDLASVFHAAGAEHVGIDSADGTPDIDLTPDPPPDLSVKTLIRPLATMPELVARAAEFQPDVVLYDVFGVAGAVVANHLGLPSASLVALPGYGALTDDFVDRYRAPHPALAAAGERYRERFGWNPLGSGLPVLFPSPDLSLITAVEAMSRPVDPDTMPRLHALLGDTTPTAHHVGPCFGGLSYTPDTATSAESAAAHDRGAGFPFAVLDRAKAAGDRVILFSLGTVLADFRYLTPVGGAETGRDYLLRLLDQLIAAFGDRDGYTVVAGVGARLPSADEPRWPANFVVRDYLPQVRLLDDYADVFITHHGMNSTVESILAGVPMVSVPGAGDQLTNAALAVAHGAAVARWHLHNPYGTCTAATLDDAVHAALEDPQARTACHRLRAAMTAAGGAAEAADLVRGLVR, encoded by the coding sequence GTGGCGGTGTTCCCGATCGACGCCGTCGGCCACGTCAACCCCATGCTCGCCGTGCTCGGCGAGTTGACCAGCACGGCGCGGGTGCGCACCTTCGGCTCGCCCGACCTGGCCTCAGTGTTCCACGCCGCGGGCGCCGAACACGTGGGCATCGACAGTGCCGACGGCACCCCGGACATCGACCTGACTCCCGACCCGCCGCCCGACTTGTCGGTGAAGACCCTCATCCGTCCACTCGCGACGATGCCGGAACTGGTCGCCCGAGCCGCCGAGTTCCAACCGGATGTGGTGCTGTACGACGTCTTCGGCGTCGCGGGCGCCGTGGTGGCCAACCACCTGGGACTGCCGTCGGCCTCGCTGGTGGCCTTGCCGGGCTACGGCGCGCTCACCGACGACTTCGTCGACCGGTATCGGGCGCCGCACCCGGCGCTCGCCGCCGCGGGCGAGCGCTACCGCGAGCGGTTCGGCTGGAACCCGCTCGGCAGCGGGCTTCCGGTCCTGTTCCCGTCCCCCGACCTGTCCTTGATCACCGCGGTCGAGGCGATGTCCCGGCCGGTCGACCCGGACACCATGCCGCGCCTGCACGCGCTACTCGGCGACACCACGCCCACCGCGCACCACGTCGGCCCCTGCTTCGGCGGGCTGTCGTACACGCCGGACACCGCCACGTCCGCCGAGTCCGCGGCCGCACACGACCGCGGTGCCGGGTTCCCGTTCGCCGTGCTCGACCGGGCCAAGGCGGCGGGCGACCGGGTCATCCTGTTCTCGCTCGGCACGGTCCTGGCTGATTTCCGATACCTGACCCCGGTGGGCGGCGCGGAGACCGGCCGCGACTACCTGTTGCGCCTGCTCGACCAGCTCATCGCCGCGTTCGGCGACCGCGACGGCTACACCGTGGTGGCGGGCGTCGGCGCCCGGCTGCCGTCGGCGGACGAACCGCGCTGGCCCGCCAACTTCGTCGTCCGCGACTACCTGCCGCAGGTGCGGCTGCTCGACGACTACGCCGACGTGTTCATCACCCACCACGGCATGAACTCGACGGTGGAGAGCATCCTCGCCGGGGTGCCGATGGTGTCGGTGCCGGGCGCGGGCGACCAGCTCACGAACGCCGCGCTGGCCGTGGCGCACGGTGCGGCGGTAGCCAGATGGCACCTCCACAACCCCTACGGCACTTGCACAGCGGCCACTCTCGATGACGCGGTGCACGCCGCGCTGGAGGACCCCCAGGCGCGAACGGCCTGCCACCGGCTGCGCGCGGCGATGACGGCCGCGGGCGGCGCCGCCGAGGCGGCCGACCTCGTGCGCGGCCTGGTCCGCTAA
- a CDS encoding radical SAM protein, translating into MTAPDSAALISRVKATGAPVVLFGAGDVGKIAWWALTSQGVEVTCFSDGRAEKHGTSWSGVEIRSPEQLAALSRDAHVFICANYLFSMPKTLGDMGFTNIHHAADLLDGVDFTGADIGMDPVFIERKVALHVRETHKAREERENSLVLKYLDVVVTEACSMKCQDCSNLMQYYTKPRHSDLDLLGDAVDRIVDSIDRIYEFRVLGGEPFVNPKAHRVINQLTAYPTVEKVVIYTNATIVPKGEMLEALRNPKIVVDITNYGQHSRKLEPLREVLTDNGIDHLVKIPEWTDSGRINFVERDAAVLDDMFANCCVNDILTLLNGKLYRCPFSANGTNLGAMPITDAEVVDLTGPLSGLELRERIRALYSRRTHLTACEYCNGRDYRTPKIDPAIQTRRPLPLVSVT; encoded by the coding sequence ATGACAGCACCAGATTCTGCCGCGCTCATCTCGCGGGTCAAGGCAACCGGCGCGCCCGTGGTGCTGTTCGGCGCGGGGGACGTCGGCAAGATCGCGTGGTGGGCGCTGACCAGCCAAGGCGTCGAGGTCACCTGCTTCAGCGACGGCCGGGCCGAGAAGCACGGGACATCGTGGTCCGGCGTCGAGATCCGGTCACCGGAACAGCTGGCCGCCCTCAGCCGCGACGCGCACGTGTTCATCTGCGCCAACTACCTGTTCTCCATGCCGAAGACGTTGGGGGACATGGGGTTCACCAACATCCACCACGCGGCGGACCTGCTCGATGGCGTGGACTTCACCGGCGCGGACATCGGCATGGACCCGGTGTTCATCGAGCGCAAGGTCGCGCTGCACGTGCGCGAGACCCACAAGGCACGGGAGGAGCGCGAGAACTCCCTGGTGCTGAAGTACCTCGACGTGGTGGTCACCGAGGCGTGCTCGATGAAGTGCCAGGACTGCTCGAACCTCATGCAGTACTACACCAAGCCCCGGCACAGCGACCTGGACCTGCTCGGCGACGCGGTCGACCGGATCGTCGACAGCATCGACCGGATCTACGAGTTCCGCGTCCTGGGCGGCGAGCCGTTCGTCAACCCCAAGGCGCACCGCGTGATCAACCAGCTCACCGCTTACCCGACGGTGGAGAAGGTCGTGATCTACACCAACGCGACGATCGTGCCCAAGGGGGAGATGCTCGAAGCGCTGCGGAACCCGAAGATCGTCGTCGACATCACCAATTACGGGCAGCACTCGCGCAAGCTGGAGCCGCTGCGGGAAGTGCTCACCGACAACGGCATCGACCACCTGGTGAAGATTCCTGAGTGGACGGACTCGGGCCGGATCAACTTCGTCGAGCGCGACGCGGCGGTGCTCGACGACATGTTCGCCAACTGCTGTGTCAACGACATCCTGACGCTGCTCAACGGCAAGCTGTACCGCTGCCCGTTCTCCGCCAACGGCACGAACCTCGGCGCCATGCCGATCACCGACGCCGAGGTCGTCGACCTGACCGGCCCGCTGAGCGGACTGGAACTGCGGGAACGCATCCGTGCCCTCTACAGCAGGCGCACGCACCTGACGGCCTGCGAGTACTGCAACGGCCGCGACTACCGCACCCCGAAGATCGATCCCGCGATCCAGACCCGCCGCCCGCTGCCCCTGGTCTCGGTGACCTGA
- a CDS encoding aldehyde dehydrogenase family protein, with the protein MLTDPRTGHSRTAPLPAGPQDVARAVATARAGAAVWSALTTGERARRMLRLAQAIEDALDEYVAAERAGTGKPEAEARGELEQCVDLVRFYAGAARTDLTPAGGHRLPGRESWVRWEPLGVVAAIVPWNYPTMMAAWRFGPALAAGNSVVLKPAFTTPESALLLARDAAETLGAGVLVALPGDRDTGRLLVRADVDAIAFTGSQAGGLDVVANAGLRKVSLELGGNCPAVVLPDAPDFTYERLVLASTYNAGQSCAAPARVIALRENYEETVRRLGAAMRERRAGVDFGPLNSADQAARFDAIVGGSRAAVREVGEIATAEDEVKGHWRPGMVLAGVAADDPAVAEEVFGPVLTVQAVDDVDAAVAMANGVPHALAASVWGTATSAVLGLAARIDVGEVWVNCHLEQTAELPHGGRRQSGTGTDLSVLAIAEYQRPKTITVNIS; encoded by the coding sequence ATGCTGACTGATCCACGCACCGGTCACTCCCGAACCGCTCCGCTCCCGGCAGGGCCGCAGGACGTCGCGCGCGCCGTGGCCACCGCTCGCGCGGGCGCGGCGGTGTGGTCGGCATTGACCACGGGGGAACGCGCCCGGCGGATGCTGCGCCTCGCCCAGGCGATCGAAGACGCGCTCGACGAGTATGTCGCCGCCGAACGCGCGGGGACCGGCAAGCCCGAGGCGGAGGCGCGCGGCGAGTTGGAGCAGTGCGTCGACCTCGTGCGGTTCTACGCCGGGGCGGCGCGCACCGACCTCACGCCCGCGGGCGGCCACCGCTTGCCTGGACGGGAAAGCTGGGTGCGCTGGGAGCCCCTGGGAGTGGTCGCGGCGATCGTTCCGTGGAACTACCCGACGATGATGGCGGCCTGGCGGTTCGGCCCCGCGCTGGCCGCGGGCAACTCGGTGGTGCTCAAGCCCGCGTTCACCACGCCGGAGTCGGCGCTGCTGCTGGCCAGGGACGCGGCGGAGACCCTCGGTGCCGGGGTGCTGGTGGCCCTTCCGGGTGACCGGGACACCGGCAGGCTGCTGGTGCGCGCCGACGTGGACGCCATCGCGTTCACCGGCAGCCAGGCGGGTGGGCTCGACGTGGTGGCCAACGCGGGGCTGCGCAAGGTGAGCCTCGAACTGGGTGGCAACTGCCCGGCCGTCGTGCTGCCCGACGCCCCGGACTTCACCTACGAGCGCTTGGTGCTGGCCAGCACGTACAACGCGGGCCAGAGCTGCGCGGCGCCCGCGCGGGTGATCGCACTGCGGGAGAACTACGAGGAGACCGTGCGGCGACTCGGCGCGGCGATGCGGGAACGGCGCGCGGGCGTGGACTTCGGGCCGCTCAACAGCGCGGACCAGGCGGCCCGGTTCGACGCGATCGTCGGCGGCAGCCGGGCGGCTGTGCGGGAGGTCGGTGAGATCGCCACGGCCGAGGACGAGGTGAAGGGGCACTGGCGGCCGGGCATGGTGCTCGCCGGTGTCGCCGCCGACGACCCCGCGGTGGCCGAGGAGGTCTTCGGGCCCGTGCTCACCGTCCAAGCCGTCGACGACGTCGACGCCGCCGTGGCGATGGCGAACGGCGTGCCGCACGCCCTGGCCGCGAGCGTGTGGGGCACGGCCACCTCGGCGGTGCTCGGCCTGGCCGCGCGGATCGACGTCGGTGAGGTGTGGGTGAACTGCCACCTCGAACAGACCGCGGAACTGCCCCATGGCGGCAGGCGGCAGTCCGGCACCGGCACCGACCTCAGCGTGCTGGCGATCGCCGAGTACCAGCGGCCGAAGACGATCACGGTCAACATCAGCTAA
- a CDS encoding aldose epimerase family protein gives MTKRAVAEAHARPVECYRLDNGRGLAVEVLTYGATLVAVEVPDRDGAVDNVVLRLPNAADYQDRAKNPYVGSTVGRYCRCVAGGAFTIDGVEHHLTRNAGLHQIHGGPEGFDRALWTAETETTADSVAVRLSLTSQDGDQGYPGTLTAETTYRLTADDCLVMAYRATTTAPTVVGFTNHAFWNLGGAGTIDGHTLALNAAHWVDADEDFIPLPGPPRPVDGTDMDYRAATPLDGRAIDAFFVFADDEWAADLRDPRTGRRMVVTTDSPGLGVYTGDFHPRPRTGLCLETGAFPDAPNRPDFPSTRLNPGEVYATRTVHRFDIA, from the coding sequence GTGACAAAGCGAGCCGTGGCCGAGGCACACGCGCGACCGGTCGAGTGCTACCGGCTGGACAACGGGCGGGGCCTCGCCGTCGAGGTTCTCACCTATGGCGCGACCCTGGTCGCCGTGGAGGTCCCGGATCGCGACGGGGCTGTCGACAACGTGGTGCTGCGACTGCCGAACGCGGCGGACTACCAGGACCGGGCGAAGAACCCCTATGTCGGCTCCACCGTCGGCCGCTACTGCCGCTGCGTGGCGGGCGGAGCCTTCACCATCGACGGCGTCGAGCACCACCTCACCCGCAACGCGGGACTCCACCAGATCCACGGCGGCCCGGAGGGTTTCGACCGTGCACTGTGGACAGCCGAGACCGAGACGACGGCCGACTCGGTGGCGGTGCGACTGAGCCTGACCAGCCAGGACGGCGACCAAGGCTACCCCGGCACGCTCACCGCCGAGACGACTTATCGCCTCACCGCCGACGACTGCCTGGTCATGGCGTACCGCGCCACCACCACGGCGCCGACGGTCGTCGGCTTCACCAACCACGCGTTCTGGAACCTCGGCGGCGCGGGCACCATCGACGGGCACACCCTGGCGCTCAATGCCGCGCACTGGGTCGACGCCGACGAGGACTTCATCCCGCTGCCCGGCCCGCCGCGGCCGGTCGACGGCACGGACATGGACTACCGGGCCGCGACCCCGCTCGACGGGCGCGCGATCGACGCGTTCTTCGTGTTCGCGGACGACGAATGGGCCGCCGACCTGCGCGACCCCCGAACCGGCAGGCGCATGGTGGTCACCACGGACAGCCCGGGATTGGGCGTGTACACCGGCGATTTCCACCCGCGGCCGCGAACAGGCCTGTGCCTGGAGACCGGCGCGTTCCCGGACGCGCCGAACCGCCCGGACTTCCCCAGCACCCGCCTGAACCCGGGCGAGGTGTACGCGACACGCACCGTCCACCGGTTCGACATCGCCTGA